Below is a window of Candidatus Latescibacterota bacterium DNA.
CCTCCAAAAAGTTGGTCGGCCTTTCGGGGGTAAGGTAACCATTTATGGAGATACCGGGTGGTACGGAATAACCTCTGTTCAGTTGATTGTTGGGAGCCTCCGGATTGGTCTCCGGGGGCTCTTTATTGTCGGGAAAATCTTCCGATATCCGCAAATTTTCCTGGATGAGGATGCGACACGTTCCAGGCTGCAAGGATGTGCATGGCGGATGAAACCATTTTACAATTAGCGCGGGATAGAGTGGAGCATTATGAAAACTATAGGCCTTCTGGGGGGAATGAGCTGGGAAAGTACGGTCGGGTATTATCGTGCTATTAATGAGGGGATAAAGAAAGCTCTTGGGGGGCTTCACTCAGCAAAGATCATTCTAAACAGTGTGGATTTTGACCCTATCGAAAAATTACAGCACAAGGGTGACTGGAGTGGAACCGCGAAAATCCTTTCAGAGGCGGCCCTTGGTATCCAGGCTGCCGGCGCTGATTTTCTGCTTATCTGCACAAACACCATGCATAAAGTAGCGCCTGAGATAGAAAAAGTTGTAAAAATACCCTTGCTGCATATTGCCGATGCGACTGCAGAGCTTCTTGCTGAAAAGGGTATTACAACGGTCGGCCTGCTGGGCACGTCATTCACCATGGAGCAGGACTTTTACAAGGGACGATTGACGGATAAGCATGGGTTAAAAGTCCTTGTCCCTGACGATGCGGACCGGAATATTGTCCATAATGTGATCTATGGAGAACTTTGTCTGGGGCAGAAGGTCGAAAGCTCAAGGGCGGAGTATCTTCGGATCATTGAGCGCCTGGCCGAACAGGGAGCAGAGGCAGTGATCCTGGGTTGTACGGAGATCGGAATGCTGGTCGACCAGGCCGATACTGGAGTAGAACTGTGTGACACGACAGCCATACATGCCGCAAAGGCAGTTGAATACGCGATGAAGTCCTGAACATTCGAGAGCGAAGAATAATGAAGACTTTCAGTACATGGATGATCAGGTAAGGATCGTGGAGCCGCGCAATGCAGAGTATGCCGTCGGCCGATGTGGAGACAGAGATGACAATGATCGAATTCACTAATATTCATTTAAGTTATGATGGCAAAAAGGTGATCGAAGATATCTCTTTTGAGATAAATCCGGGAGAGAAGGTCGTCCTTTCAGGAAAATCAGGTTCCGGAAAGAGTTCTCTTTTCGGCCTGGCGTTAGGGTTTGTAGAATCCAGCGAAGGCGAGGTTTTTTTCGAAGGGGTCCGCGTTGATGAAAACAGTGCATGGGATATTCGAAAAAAAATTGCGTATATCGATCAGGACATAAGTATCGGAGATGGAAAAGTCGAGGATTTGCTGGATTTTATTTCAAGATTAAAAGCGAATGCCCACCTGGATCGCACCAAAGGAAAAGCAAGGGAGCTATTAAAATATTTTGAGTTTAACGAGGATATCATCGACAAGAATATTGAAGATTTGTCTGGTGGCGAAAGACAGCGCCTGGCAATAGTGATTTCGATTTTACTTGAAAGAAAAGTTTTCTTTCTGGATGAGATCACCTCAGCCCTCGATAAACATCTGAAGAAAAAAGTCGTAGATTATTTCATGAAAAGAGAGGATTGGACTTTTTTAGTGGTATCACATGAGCCGTTGTGGCTTGAGAATCCTTCTGTAAGGGTTTTCAACCTGGAAGAGGGGAAATGGGAACAATAGATATTACTATACTTTCACTTGGGCTTACTTTTCTGCTGCTGGCAGTGCCGGTGACCATAAGTCTGATCTATGGGCTGAAGTTGATCAGGCCTCTTCTCTATTCTGTCGCAAGAATGTCCATCCAGTTGATTCTGATCGGAGTCTTCCTGAAATACCTGTTTTTATGGAATAACGTGATTGTGAATCTTGTATGGTTGGCGATTATGATCGTAGTTGCTGTGTTTTCAGCTATCAGAAGTTCTTCAGTGAAAATCAGGAAGATACTTTTGCCGGGGATGATCTCATTTTCAATTGCTACTTTTGCGGTCGTGATTTATTTGAATCTTGTTGTTGTCCCTCATAAAGATATTTTTGACGCAAGGTATACGATTGTTCTCGGGGGAATGCTTCTTGGGAATTCTCTCAGGGGTAACATTGTCGGGATCAGCACATTTTATAAGAATTTAAAAAAGGACACAAAACCGTATTTATATGTTCTGTCGCTTGGAGCTTCCCGTTTTGAGGCAATACTTCCGTATTTCAGGGAAAGTATTCAGCTTGCGTTACGGCCAACACTCGCTTCGATGGCAACGATGGGTATAGTTGCTCTACCAGGTATGATGACTGGAGTCATTCTCGGAGGGGCGAGCCCGGAAGTTGCGATCAAATATCAGATCATGATCATGATCGCGATTGTCGTCAGTACAATAATAAGCGTTGTGCTTACTATCCTGATGACTCTGCGTGTATGTTTCAACAGGCATGGCGTATTACGGCAGGATGTATTTAATAATTAAACCGACCGTGCCCGGCGTACGTCCCGGGCAGCAGGCAGAGGGTCGCTGGCTGTCGACCGTGGCGACAGAAAGCAGGAGGAAGATGCCGGTGCCGGGATTTTTTCAGTTCGTGTTAGTGTTTATCATTCTGGCCGATCCGCTTTGTGCACAGGAGGCGGTTCCGGTGTCTATCCCGGAGGCGCAACGCTCCCCTTCGTCTGCCGGCGAGTCCGCAAACGACAGCGTTATCGTCGTTCTTGTTAAAGCAGCAAAAGAACGCACTCTGCATGAAGTCACATATAATGGTTCGTATTTTCCCATTTCATATCCAAATGGGGATATTCCATCGAACTTCGGGGTCTGCACCGATCTTGTGATCAGGGCGTTCCGAGTTGCAGGAGTGGATCTGCAAAAGAAAGTCCATGAGGATATGGCAGAGAATTTTGATTTGTATCCTTCAAGAAGAATCTGGGGATTGACTGCGCCAGACAAGAATATTGACCACAGGCGAGTGCCGAATCTGCAGGCATTTTTTGAAAGATCCGGCGCTTCTCTGGAAATAACAGGAGACGAAAAAGATTATTTGCCCGGTGATCTGGTCACCTGGATGCTTCCAGGCAACCTGCCCCATATAGGAATAGTCATCGATGAGTGGGCCAGAGATGGAGACAGGCCGCTGATCGTGCATAATATCGGGGAGGGCCCAAAAACAAATGATATATTATTTAAGCACCCGATTACGGGGCATTACAGGTACACAGGTGAATAGAATCTGGCATTGACAAAGTAACCCTGGATTGAAAATCATGAAAAATAACATGACAGATCAGTGTCCCCTCTGCCAGAGCTCGACGGCTGTTTTTTATCGAAACGCTAAACAGCTTTATCATCATTGTGATAATTGTTCGGGCATCTTTCTTGACAAAACACTGATACCTGACAGGGAAGCCGAGAAGTCTCGCTACAGAGAGCATAACAATGACATCGATGACGAGATGTATCAGAAGTTTGTTTCCCCGATTTCTTCAGCGATCATGAGAGACTTTTCCAGGGCCGACAAAGGGCTGGATTTTGGCGCAGGAACAGGCCCGGTTATCTCCAAGATATTATTAGACAACCAATTCCACATTGAACAATATGATCCGTTTTTTCATGATCACCCTGAGCTGCTGAACGGAAAATATGATTATATTGCCTGTTGTGAAGTGGCAGAACATTTTCATGACCCATACAGGGAATTCAAGCTGCTGAAAAAATTATTACTGCCTGACGCCAGACTCTATTGTATGACAGAGCTATATAGTGAAAGTATTGATTTCAGTGCCTGGTACTATAAGAACGATCCGACTCATGTGTTCTTTTATCAGAAGAAAACAATACATTGGATAAAAGAGGAGTTCGGATTTCGCGATGTGACAATCAAAGGCAGGCTAATAACCTGGGTAAATTAATTCTACATAAGGGATTACTCATATCTGCCGGCGTCCTGTCCGTAGTGCTGGCGATCGTAGGGATCATTGTCCCTCTGTTGCCGACCACTCCCTTTCTGCTGCTGGCAGCAGCATGTTTCATCCGAAGTTCGGATAGACTCTACCGATGGCTTATCTCACACAAATGGCTCGGCCCCTACATCAAAAACTACAGGGAGTACAGGGCCGTCAGCAGGCGCACTAAAATCATGACCCTGCTGCTGCTTTGGGGCACTCTCGGGTATGCGGCAATAGAAGTAACGAATGTCCTTGCGATACGTGTTCTGTTATTGCTGGTCGGAGGGGGAGTCACCGGACATGTGCTTAGATTGAAGACGCTGACCCCGGAAATGCTGTCAGGGAAAGGAAAAACGAAGGAAAATCAGAGATAAGAACGAAGTTGTGATGCAAACAGTTCCATCATATGATAGGTTTCAACGTGGCAGTGAGTTACGATGACGGTACGGAAGAACATTTAGGGGAAGAAAATGGATGAAGGCAGATTCGAGCAATTGACAGTCGGGATATTGGTTAAACGTGAAGGTGGAATGTTCAAATCCAGTGGATTGGGTGTATTCTATGACCCGACAAAAAAGGGAGAAAAAGCGAAATCCAGCGCGGCTTATGGAGAATATGACGAAGAAACCATCTATGGAAAATATAGCAGAATCGGGGGCAAGCATAAATATCCGAATGTCGATCCGATGATCATCGCAGAGCAATTTTTTGAAACGATGAAGTTGGCAGGCATTGATGCTGAAAAGCCTGTCGAAAGGCAGCTGAGGCTGGACCTTGAGGGTAATCTGGGATATCTGGTGCGGTTCCCTCTGGAAGATCTGGAGAGAGGACGCTCGATATTCGAGTTTCTCTCGACGATGTATTATGATCATCGGAATGTATTAAAATCATTTGTGTATCTTGAAAAAGCAAAGCAGAATGACCCGGGACACAGTACGGTGGTAACTCTTGGGCCAGAAGTCACGACGCTGAGTACAGAGCGGTTTCATCCTATTTATATCGGTGGAACCCAGCAGCAGGACAGTATTGTAGTTGATAAGTCAATACGTGCGCTCAATTTTTATAGTGTACAAAAGCAGCGACTTGTACAATTTATGGACAGGATCGAATCCAGACATACGATTTTTTCTGTGTCTCTTGAAGATCTGCCAGCCGACCAGGTCGCGTACACACATTCTGTGATGTGGGACAGTAAAGATCTGCCTAGAGGGTACAGAGCAAATTTAATGAGGAGAGGCTTGCTCGAGGCTCAGGATAAAGACATAGACAAGCTGGTCGCGTACAGCCTGTTCCCGGCGGAGATGGAGATGCGGCTCATAGAGTCATTACGATTGATCCAGAAAATGGTTGATGGCCCGACAGGGTTGCTACAGAAATACATGACAGTGAATGCCCTGATAAAACAGGTCGTTAAGGACGAGTTTTTCGCAGATTTCAGTTGAAGGTAGGGGCTATTACACAAATATGGGCGCTATGAATGTTGAGGACAGGATACGAGGGACAGTCTTCGGACAGGCTATAGGAGACGCGCTGGGGCTCGGCACCGAATTTCTCACGAGAGACGGGGTAAGGGAATACTATCCACGGGGCCTCAATGACTACGATCAGATCATACAGGACCGGCACAGGCGGAGATGGAAAGAAGGCTCCTGGACGGATGACACCGACCAGATGCTCTGCATTCTGGACAGCCTTATAGAAAAGAACGACGTCGATGTCCAGGATATCGCTCACAGGATCTATAGATGGGCTTCCGGCGGAGGTATGGGGATCGGACGAACGGTCAGGGCTGTGCTTTCTTCCCCCGGATTCCTGGAAGATCCTCACGCTGCCGCCAATGGAGTATGGGAGCAGTCGGGACGAAAGGCGGCGGCGAACGGCGGTGTAATGCGGACTTCTATTCTGGGTGTGTGGAATTACAATGATCCGATAAAGGTCCGGGAGAATGCGGCCGCTGTCTGCAGGATCACTCACTTCGATCCAAGATGCGTCGGCTCCTGTGTCCTCGTCTGTCTCGTGATCAGCTCTCTGCTGGCAGGGGTGAGAGATGTAAACGAACTTGTCCGGCAGGCGTACGCAGAGTCCGATTATCATGACGAGCGGATACGGGGGTACCTCGAAAGAGCACAGGAATCTCTTGAAGCACTCGAACTCGATGAGGGGCTCGATCCGGAAACGGGCGAAAACGGAAAGATCGGATATACATTAAAAGCAATGGGCTCTGCCTTCTGGGCACTCAATAACGCGATATCTTTCGAAGAGGGGCTATCGAGGGTGATTCTTGAAGGTGGGGACGCCGACTCCAATGGGGCTGTCACCGGGGCCATCCTGGGTGCGTACTTTGGATATTCTGAGATACCACGAAGACTTGTTTCTCGCCTCAGAAACAAAAACAAGCTTGAAAACAGGATCGAAAAACTGATCCAGCTCTTATAGAACACTTTTCTTCCGAACTTTCAATCGCAGGTCCTCTTGATTTAGGGGAGCAAATTAGTATACAATCCTGGAGCCTCTTCACAGGAAAGGCAAATCTAATATTTCGGTCGCAGGAACTAACAGGAACCGGTCCTCGTCACAGGGAGGAACAGGATGCAGGAACATTTAAAAGCATGCGCGCAGGCAGTGCTCGATGGTGAGAGCGAGATAGCGGAAAAACTGGCAAAGCTTACACTCGAGAAACAAATGAATCTGCTGGAAGTGATAGAGGGTGGATTTGTAGCCGGTATCAGGAAGGTAGGGAAGCTGTGGGAAGAGGGCACGCTTTTCCTTCCCGAGCTGGTGATGGGCGCTGAAGCTATGAAGGCCGCGATGGATCTCCTTCAGCCCGCGCTTGAGACAGCAGGAAGCGACAGGGAAAGGGCGGGCCATGTCGTTATCGGTACGATAGAGGGAGACATCCACGACATAGGTAAGACTCTGGTCGCAACGATGCTTTCGGCTAACGGATTCAAGATCACCGATCTCGGAGCCGATGTTCCCGCTGTCAGATTCGTCGAGGAAGCAGAAAAAAACAATGCGGATTGTATAGCGATCTCGGCTCTTCTTACGACGACTATGCCGGGGCAGAAAAAAGTGATCGAAGAACTTGATAAGCGTTCGATGAGAAACCGGGTAAAGGTGATGGTCGGCGGCGCCCCATGTGATGAAAAATGGGCTTCGGAAATAGGAGCGGACGGATATGCGGGCGACGCGGTGGCCGCCGTTGCTCTCGCCAGGAGTTTTGCTGGACAGGGGTAACCGATGAGTATTGATTTCAGGGAGTATATACAAGGAAGAAAGGTCCTGTTCGACGGGGGAATGGGAAGTATGCTCATTGCTGCTGGCATGGGCGAGAAAGAGATTCCCGAGCAGTGGAACATCCTTCATCCCGACAAATTGATAGAGATTCACTCGGCCTGGTTCGAAGCGGGGGCGGAAGTGGTACAGACGAACACTTTTGGCGGCTCAGGCCTGAAGTTGTCCGCATCGGAACCAGGCAGGGCCATGGATCCGGCCGAAGTTAACGAAAAAGCGGCTTTTCTTGTACGTGAGGCCCTGTCCAGATTTTCTCCGGGTGACGATGGAGGAGAGGGAACCCCGGGGGCTTCGCTCGATGGTATGCTCCAGCGTTTCGTCGCGGGAGACATCGGCCCCACGGGAGAATTTTTTCCGCCGATGGGGACACTCTCCGCCGAAAAAGCGAAAGAGACTTTTCTGACGCAGGCAGCAGCACTCGATAGAGGAGGAGTCGACCTTTTTCTCATCGAGACCATGTATGATATCAGGGAAGCTGTCGAAGCGCTAAGAGCCGTCAGGGAAATATCCGGCAAGCCGGTGATCGTCGAGTTGACATTTGACAGAAAACCCAGGGGCTTTTTTACATTGATGGGAGACACTCCGGAGAAAGCAGCCGGAATACTATCGAGCGAGGGAGCCGATGTCATCGGGGCGAATTGTACCATTCAGAGCGATGTAGCGGCGGAACTGACCGGCGAATTCAAGAAAGTAACGGATCTGCCAGTTCTGATACAGCCAAACGCGGGAAAGCCGGAGCTGTCCGGTGGCAGGGCGATATACCGGCAGACGCCGGAGGAGTTCGCCAGGGATATGGAGCGGGTTCTCGAGGCGGGCGCCGACGCGGTCGGCGGTTGCTGCGGGACGACCCCCGAGTTCATTCGGGCACTCAGGATGAAGATCGATTCGAAAAAGTGAGATAATCGAATATGGACCCGGTGATCATTGAAAAAATCAGGATCGATATAGACAGGGGAGAAGTCATGCGACTCCTCGGCAGGATTGATTCCGAAGTCGGGGAAATCGACGCCAGGGTAATTCGGGCCGTGGACAGGGGGATCGAAGATGCGGGACGATTGTGCGAACCGAAAGGCATGTATATGATCGCGCGGGGGAAGGACCTGCCCGGATCCGGGATATTCGACGACCTGGACCAGGTGGCCTTCTGCATCTGCACGATAGGATCCATGCTCGAGGATAGGGTGACCAGCCTGACTACCGAAGGCCGGCTTCTCGACGCGGTGATCCTCGATTCGGCAGGTTCGGCGGCGGCCGAGGCGACGGCCAGATACATGGACGAATCGATCACCGAGGAGGCTTCCAAGGCGGGACTCAAGACTTCATGCAGGGCCAGTCCAGGCTATGGAGACTGGGACGTCAGAGAACAGGAAGGCCTCTTCAGTCTGGTCGATGGGGGAATGATAGGGGTAAGTCTGTCGGAAAGTTGCATGATGAAACCAAGGAAATCGGTGTCGTTCGCCAAGCATATTGACCAGAAACCACTTCGGCTCAGAAGTGAGAATTCCTGCAGAAACTGCGATCTGGATATCTGTCAGTACAGGATTAGCGATATTAAGCCTGAATAGGGGAGAACCGTCCGGGCCCCCGAAAGGAGAATCGATGTGAGCATGATTCCTCGTGTGACATGGTTCAGTGACGATGACAGAAACAAGATCATCGAAGAAGCGAAACAGATACTCGAAGAGATCGGAGTATTCGTAGAGAACGAGGAGGCCAGGGGGCTGCTCGATGGAGCGGGAGCAAAGATCGATGGCAACAGAGCATATATCCCGGCCACAATCGTGGAGAAGGCCCTTGAATCGGCGCCTGACAGAGTCCTGCTATACGACCGTTATGGAGAGATCGCCATGGATCTTGGAGGAGACAGGATCCATTTCAACCCCGGCTCGGCGGCCCTGAGGATATTCGACCGTGATATGGGCGATGCCAGGACGCCGGTAACAGCTGATGTTATCAAATACGCAAGGCTGACGGACGCACTGCCTGGCTACGCGGCACAAAGTACGGGCGTGGTCCCGGGTGATGTGCCGGAAGATATCGCGGACAGCTACAGAGTGTTTCTGGGACTTCAGAACAGCACGAAACCGATAGTGACAGGCACATTCAAGGTGGAAGCTTTTGCGGTGATGCATTCGATGCTCTCTGCAGTAGCCGGCGGTGACGAAGCGCTGAGAGAAAAGCCAAACGCCATTTTCGACTGCTGCCCCTCTCCTCCGCTCAGCTGGAGCGACCTGACATGCCAGGCGCTGATAGACTGCGCCAAGGCGGGCCTCCCCGCGGAGCTCGTCTCGATGCCTCTGACCGGCGCGACTTCCCCGGTGACCCTGGCTGGAGCCGTCACACAGCACTGCGCGGAGAATCTCAGCGGAATAACCATTCATCAGCTGGCGCATGCCGGAGCCCCGATAATCTACGGAGGTTCTCCAGCCTGTTTCGATATGAAGAAGGGTACGACGCCGATGGGCGCGATCGAGACGATGATGATAGACGGCGCGTACGCGGAGGTCGGAAAGGCGCTGGGAGTCCCGACACATGCATATATGGCCCTGAGCGATTCGAAACCGGTGGATTACCAGGCGGGGATGGAGACTGCTATGGGCGCGATCGTCGCGGCAATGTCGGGGGTGAACAATATTTCAGGCCCGGGAATGCTGGACTTCGAATCGTGCCAGAGTCTTGAAAAGCTGGTTCTGGACAATGAGATCTGCGGCATGGCTCATAGGCTGACCGCCGGCATCGAACTGAGGGATGATCCTGTGGCACTCCCATTGATTGCTGCGGGAATCGAGAAGAAAGAGTTCCTCTCCCTGCCACACACGAAAAAATGGTTCAAAAAAGAAGTGTATATGCCTGGCGATGTCATCGAGAGAGGCTCTCTGGAGCAGTGGCGGGCGGATGGGAAAAAAACAGCCTTCGACAGAGCCAGTGACCAGGTGGACAAGTTACTCAAAACGCACGAAGTCGAACAGCTCGACCCGGAGATCACGAAGTATATTACCGGGCTGATGGTAGAAGAGGGTAAAAAGGTGGGGATGGACAAGCTTCCGACAGGCTGACAGGAGCCTGCGAAAACGGAGAGATGATGGCGATCCTGAAAGAGAAGATATTTGTCACAGAGAGCGGTGATCCTGCGGAAAGAATCATGACAGGTCTTGGCCCCTATTTGAAAACGGAGCCTCTCCTGTTCTCACCGGAAAGATCGGCATTGCTCGTTCTGGACATGCAGGGCTATTTCGTCGATCCGGGATCGAGGGCACTGATACCCTCTGCCCCCGATATCGTTCAAGCGGTCTCCAGCCTTGCCGACGCCTTTGAATCTGCCGGCGCTCCCACGATCTTCACCAGGCATCTTGACGTGAAGGGCGAGGCCGGCATGATGGAAAGATGGTGGGGAGGGCTTATCTGCCGGGAAGACCCTTTATCGAAGATCTGGCATGAATTGGAGCTGGAAGGCCGCGAGGTTTTGGACAAATCAAAGTATGATGCTTTCTGGGGCACCGGCCTGGACGAGAGATTGCGGGACGTGGGAGTCGAAAGGCTTGTTATTGCCGGAGTGATGACTCATCTCTGTGTCGAGACGACCGTCCGTTCTGCCTTCATGAGAGATTACGAGGTCTTTGTGCCGGTCGACGCGACGGCGACATATAACAGGGAGCTTTTTGACGGGTCACTCAGGGCGATCGCTCACGGGTTCGCCGTGCCTGTCTCAACCGGGTCGATACTCGAAACCTTCGATGTGGAATGATGCGTGATGCCTGAAACAATCAATACAAAGTTAATGATAATCGGAGCTGGTCCGGCAGGGATCGCTGCGGCGATATATCTTAAGCGGGCGGACATCCCTTTCGTCCTGTTTGAAAGCGGAGAACCGGGCGGGCTTCTGAGAAATGCTTTCCTCGTTGAGAATTATCCCGGCTTTCCAGGCGGGATAAAGGGCGCCGAGCTGGTGGACAGGATGGTCCACCAGATGGAGGAACTTGGAATCGAGATCACGAAAGAAAGAGTGGAAAAGTTCGAACTTGAGGAAGAAGAGTTTAAGGCGGAAACTATAAAAGGAACATATCGGTCGGAGATAGCCGTGATCGCCTCGGGGACAGTGCCGGTGGAGCCGGACGGGATAGAGATCTCCCCGGAAGCCTCGGCTCGGGTCTTTCGCGAAGTGATCGATGTGGCTGGTATAGAGGGAAAGAGGTTCGCCGTGATCGGTGGCGGGGATGCCGCATTCGATTACGCGCTGAGCCTCGCGGAGAATAACGATGTGGCGATCTTTGTCCGCGGAAGCGAGCCTCGCTGCCTGGAGCTTTTGATCGAGAGGTGTGTCGATCACGAACGGATAGCGATATATGTCGACACGGAAATACTCGAGATCGACGATGGCGATGATGGGATCGTGATGATAGGAAATGGATCCGGGGAAGATGGAAGCAATCAGGCGAAGATCTCTATATCTGTCGAGGCCGACTACGCAGTCATCGCGACAGGCAGAAAACCATCTGTCGATTTTCTTGAGCCCTCGGTCACGGGAAAGATCGATTTGCTTTTGGCCTCCGGGTTTTTGTATCTTGTCGGGGATGCAGGCCACGGCAGATATCGGCAGGCATCGATCGCGATCGGCGAAGGGGTAGCTGCGGCGATGAGAATAGAGGGTCTTTTCCCAGGCGAAAGATGATGCGCGTAAAAGCTTCAGCAGGAAACGACGACATAGCAAGAGTCTTCATCGCAGAAACCGATGATGGGAAGATGCTCGAGTTTGTCGAATCCGTTCAGCCTCCCATCCCGCGGGAGAAGAAATGGGTCCTGATCATTTCTACCCTTTACGGGTGCCCCGGAGGCTGCAGGTTCTGTGACGCAGGGACTCATTATGAAGGCAAGGTTCCGGCATCGGTCATGATGGAGCAGATCGACCATCTCGTCAGGAGGCGATATCCGGACGGCAGGGTGCCGGCGGAGAAGTTCAAGGTGCAGCTTGCCAGGATGGGCGAGCCGGCGTTCAACGACGAAGTGCTCGACGTTCTTGAGCAGCTTCCTTCCGCATACGACGCCCCCGGCCTGATACCGGCGATCTCGACGATAGCGCCGGAAGGAAGGGAAGCTTTCTTCGAGAGATTACTCAAGATCAGAGACAGACTCTATCCGGAAAGGTTCCAGCTTCAATTCTCCATTCATACGACCGACTTGGAAAAGCGGGACTGGCTCGTTCCGGTGAAAAAA
It encodes the following:
- a CDS encoding aspartate/glutamate racemase family protein; translated protein: MKTIGLLGGMSWESTVGYYRAINEGIKKALGGLHSAKIILNSVDFDPIEKLQHKGDWSGTAKILSEAALGIQAAGADFLLICTNTMHKVAPEIEKVVKIPLLHIADATAELLAEKGITTVGLLGTSFTMEQDFYKGRLTDKHGLKVLVPDDADRNIVHNVIYGELCLGQKVESSRAEYLRIIERLAEQGAEAVILGCTEIGMLVDQADTGVELCDTTAIHAAKAVEYAMKS
- a CDS encoding ATP-binding cassette domain-containing protein codes for the protein MIEDISFEINPGEKVVLSGKSGSGKSSLFGLALGFVESSEGEVFFEGVRVDENSAWDIRKKIAYIDQDISIGDGKVEDLLDFISRLKANAHLDRTKGKARELLKYFEFNEDIIDKNIEDLSGGERQRLAIVISILLERKVFFLDEITSALDKHLKKKVVDYFMKREDWTFLVVSHEPLWLENPSVRVFNLEEGKWEQ
- a CDS encoding ABC transporter permease gives rise to the protein MGTIDITILSLGLTFLLLAVPVTISLIYGLKLIRPLLYSVARMSIQLILIGVFLKYLFLWNNVIVNLVWLAIMIVVAVFSAIRSSSVKIRKILLPGMISFSIATFAVVIYLNLVVVPHKDIFDARYTIVLGGMLLGNSLRGNIVGISTFYKNLKKDTKPYLYVLSLGASRFEAILPYFRESIQLALRPTLASMATMGIVALPGMMTGVILGGASPEVAIKYQIMIMIAIVVSTIISVVLTILMTLRVCFNRHGVLRQDVFNN
- a CDS encoding DUF1287 domain-containing protein, yielding MPGFFQFVLVFIILADPLCAQEAVPVSIPEAQRSPSSAGESANDSVIVVLVKAAKERTLHEVTYNGSYFPISYPNGDIPSNFGVCTDLVIRAFRVAGVDLQKKVHEDMAENFDLYPSRRIWGLTAPDKNIDHRRVPNLQAFFERSGASLEITGDEKDYLPGDLVTWMLPGNLPHIGIVIDEWARDGDRPLIVHNIGEGPKTNDILFKHPITGHYRYTGE
- a CDS encoding methyltransferase domain-containing protein gives rise to the protein MKNNMTDQCPLCQSSTAVFYRNAKQLYHHCDNCSGIFLDKTLIPDREAEKSRYREHNNDIDDEMYQKFVSPISSAIMRDFSRADKGLDFGAGTGPVISKILLDNQFHIEQYDPFFHDHPELLNGKYDYIACCEVAEHFHDPYREFKLLKKLLLPDARLYCMTELYSESIDFSAWYYKNDPTHVFFYQKKTIHWIKEEFGFRDVTIKGRLITWVN
- a CDS encoding YbaN family protein, with translation MSAGVLSVVLAIVGIIVPLLPTTPFLLLAAACFIRSSDRLYRWLISHKWLGPYIKNYREYRAVSRRTKIMTLLLLWGTLGYAAIEVTNVLAIRVLLLLVGGGVTGHVLRLKTLTPEMLSGKGKTKENQR
- a CDS encoding ADP-ribosylglycohydrolase family protein, yielding MGAMNVEDRIRGTVFGQAIGDALGLGTEFLTRDGVREYYPRGLNDYDQIIQDRHRRRWKEGSWTDDTDQMLCILDSLIEKNDVDVQDIAHRIYRWASGGGMGIGRTVRAVLSSPGFLEDPHAAANGVWEQSGRKAAANGGVMRTSILGVWNYNDPIKVRENAAAVCRITHFDPRCVGSCVLVCLVISSLLAGVRDVNELVRQAYAESDYHDERIRGYLERAQESLEALELDEGLDPETGENGKIGYTLKAMGSAFWALNNAISFEEGLSRVILEGGDADSNGAVTGAILGAYFGYSEIPRRLVSRLRNKNKLENRIEKLIQLL
- a CDS encoding corrinoid protein, with protein sequence MQEHLKACAQAVLDGESEIAEKLAKLTLEKQMNLLEVIEGGFVAGIRKVGKLWEEGTLFLPELVMGAEAMKAAMDLLQPALETAGSDRERAGHVVIGTIEGDIHDIGKTLVATMLSANGFKITDLGADVPAVRFVEEAEKNNADCIAISALLTTTMPGQKKVIEELDKRSMRNRVKVMVGGAPCDEKWASEIGADGYAGDAVAAVALARSFAGQG
- a CDS encoding homocysteine S-methyltransferase family protein, whose protein sequence is MSIDFREYIQGRKVLFDGGMGSMLIAAGMGEKEIPEQWNILHPDKLIEIHSAWFEAGAEVVQTNTFGGSGLKLSASEPGRAMDPAEVNEKAAFLVREALSRFSPGDDGGEGTPGASLDGMLQRFVAGDIGPTGEFFPPMGTLSAEKAKETFLTQAAALDRGGVDLFLIETMYDIREAVEALRAVREISGKPVIVELTFDRKPRGFFTLMGDTPEKAAGILSSEGADVIGANCTIQSDVAAELTGEFKKVTDLPVLIQPNAGKPELSGGRAIYRQTPEEFARDMERVLEAGADAVGGCCGTTPEFIRALRMKIDSKK
- a CDS encoding trimethylamine methyltransferase family protein codes for the protein MSMIPRVTWFSDDDRNKIIEEAKQILEEIGVFVENEEARGLLDGAGAKIDGNRAYIPATIVEKALESAPDRVLLYDRYGEIAMDLGGDRIHFNPGSAALRIFDRDMGDARTPVTADVIKYARLTDALPGYAAQSTGVVPGDVPEDIADSYRVFLGLQNSTKPIVTGTFKVEAFAVMHSMLSAVAGGDEALREKPNAIFDCCPSPPLSWSDLTCQALIDCAKAGLPAELVSMPLTGATSPVTLAGAVTQHCAENLSGITIHQLAHAGAPIIYGGSPACFDMKKGTTPMGAIETMMIDGAYAEVGKALGVPTHAYMALSDSKPVDYQAGMETAMGAIVAAMSGVNNISGPGMLDFESCQSLEKLVLDNEICGMAHRLTAGIELRDDPVALPLIAAGIEKKEFLSLPHTKKWFKKEVYMPGDVIERGSLEQWRADGKKTAFDRASDQVDKLLKTHEVEQLDPEITKYITGLMVEEGKKVGMDKLPTG
- a CDS encoding cysteine hydrolase, whose protein sequence is MAILKEKIFVTESGDPAERIMTGLGPYLKTEPLLFSPERSALLVLDMQGYFVDPGSRALIPSAPDIVQAVSSLADAFESAGAPTIFTRHLDVKGEAGMMERWWGGLICREDPLSKIWHELELEGREVLDKSKYDAFWGTGLDERLRDVGVERLVIAGVMTHLCVETTVRSAFMRDYEVFVPVDATATYNRELFDGSLRAIAHGFAVPVSTGSILETFDVE